From Triticum aestivum cultivar Chinese Spring chromosome 4A, IWGSC CS RefSeq v2.1, whole genome shotgun sequence, a single genomic window includes:
- the LOC123087189 gene encoding uncharacterized protein: MEMETVAWAARRSMQEAAASYARSTARSVETIVVIVAAIVLAAALAGVLARACGGRHVADRDVEGWVERRCRSCLDSGLPPPATSSSKASDAK, from the coding sequence ATGGAGATGGAGACCGTGGCGTGGGCGGCGAGGAGGTCGATGCAGGAGGCCGCGGCGTCGTACGCGCGGTCCACGGCGAGGTCGGTCGAGACCATCGTGGTGATCGTGGCGGCCATCGTGCTCGCCGCGGCGCTCGCGGGCGTTCTCGCGCGGGCGTGCGGCGGGAGGCACGTGGCGGACCGCGACGTCGAGGGGTGGGTGGAGCGCcgctgccggagctgcctcgacaGCGGCCTGCCGCCGCCAGCAACATCATCATCCAAGGCCAGTGACGCCAAATAG
- the LOC123087188 gene encoding uncharacterized protein, whose amino-acid sequence MAKTQPRGPAAEPLLPPPPYLGPHSPSHLHDADADSYVLLVPVRLRRRLRRGCGCGRVAAALAALALLALAFLLWPSDPGVSVARLRLAHVSVVARPAVALNVSAALKARVRNPNLFALGYSRLDVAIGYRGQPLGTVASGGGLVRARAVSYVDADLRLDGIRVVEDAIYLLEDLARGSIPFDAVVEVEGHLHLFFLSVPVKGRIACVVHVNPHDQTIVHQDCYPK is encoded by the exons ATGGCGAAGACGCAACCCCGCGGCCCGGCGGCGGAGCCGCTGCTCCCCCCGCCGCCGTACCTCGGCCCCCACTCACCATCccacctccacgacgccgacgccgactcCTACGTCCTCCTCGTCCCCGTGCGGCTCCGGCGCCGCCTGCGCCGGGGCTGCGGCTGCGGCCGCGTCGCCGCGGCCCTCGCCGCCCTCGCGCTCCTCGCGctcgccttcctcctctggccCTCCGACCCCGGCGTCAGCGTCGCCCGCCTCCGCCTCGCGCACGTCTCCGTCGTCgcccgccccgccgtcgccctcaACGTCTCCGCCGCGCTCAAGGCCCGCGTCCGCAACCCCAACCTCTTCGCGCTCGGCTACAGCCGCCTCGACGTCGCCATCGGCTACCGCGGCCAGCCGCTCGGCACCGTCGCCTCCGGCGGCGGCCTCGTCCGCGCGCGCGCCGTCTCCTACGTCGACGCCGACCTCCGCCTCGACGGGATCCGCGTCGTCGAGGACGCCATCTACCTGCTCGAGGACCTCGCGCGCGGGTCCATACCCTTCGACGCCGTCGTCGAGGTCGAGGGCcacctccacctcttcttcctcagCGTCCCCGTCAAG GGGAGAATAGCATGTGTGGTTCATGTTAATCCACACGATCAGACCATCGTACACCAGGACTGCTATCCAAAG TGA